The proteins below come from a single Gordonia pseudamarae genomic window:
- a CDS encoding zinc-dependent dehydrogenase — protein sequence MKALRFYAPEDVRLEDVPEPVCAPDEVKIKVRNCSTCGTDVKIFYNGHQNLTPPRITGHEVAGEIVEIGVEVNAAYGSDWQVGDRVQVIAAVPCGDCHECRKGWMAVCQNQTSVGYQYDGGFAEYMIVPRQVLKVDGLNRIPDNVGFDEASAAEPFACAINAQELLGIEEGDTVVVFGAGPIGCMHIRIARGVHKAGPVYLVDVNAERLQMSADAVQPDEVINGSQVDVVERVMELTGGRGADVVITATAANVAQEQAISMAARNGRISFFGGLPKTDPTITCDSNLVHYRQLHIHGANGSAPEHNKRALEYISTGQVPVKDLITRHIPLDDVLDAFQIVKKGEAIKVTVEPRHES from the coding sequence ATGAAGGCACTGCGCTTCTACGCACCCGAAGACGTCCGGCTAGAGGACGTTCCCGAGCCCGTCTGCGCACCCGATGAGGTCAAGATCAAGGTGCGCAACTGCTCCACCTGCGGCACCGACGTGAAAATCTTCTACAACGGCCACCAGAACCTCACCCCGCCGCGTATCACCGGGCACGAGGTCGCCGGCGAGATCGTCGAGATCGGCGTCGAGGTCAACGCCGCCTACGGCAGCGACTGGCAGGTCGGCGACCGGGTGCAGGTCATCGCCGCGGTACCGTGCGGCGACTGCCACGAATGCCGCAAAGGGTGGATGGCGGTGTGCCAGAACCAGACCTCGGTGGGATACCAGTACGACGGCGGATTCGCCGAGTACATGATCGTTCCGCGCCAGGTCCTCAAGGTCGACGGACTCAACCGCATCCCCGACAACGTCGGCTTCGACGAGGCCTCGGCCGCCGAACCGTTCGCGTGCGCCATCAACGCCCAGGAACTGCTCGGTATCGAGGAGGGCGACACCGTGGTGGTGTTCGGCGCGGGCCCCATCGGCTGCATGCACATCCGCATCGCGCGCGGGGTCCACAAGGCCGGACCGGTCTATCTCGTCGACGTCAACGCCGAACGCCTGCAGATGTCCGCCGACGCCGTGCAGCCCGACGAAGTCATCAACGGCTCCCAGGTCGATGTCGTCGAACGGGTCATGGAACTGACCGGCGGCCGCGGGGCCGACGTGGTGATCACCGCGACCGCGGCGAATGTGGCTCAGGAGCAGGCTATCTCGATGGCCGCCAGGAACGGGCGCATCTCGTTCTTCGGCGGCCTGCCCAAGACCGACCCCACCATCACCTGCGACTCCAACCTGGTGCACTACCGTCAGCTCCACATTCACGGCGCCAACGGTTCGGCGCCCGAGCACAACAAGCGCGCGCTGGAGTACATCTCCACCGGGCAGGTGCCGGTCAAGGATCTGATCACCCGGCACATCCCCCTCGACGACGTACTCGACGCCTTCCAGATCGTCAAGAAGGGTGAGGCCATCAAGGTGACCGTGGAGCCCCGCCACGAGTCCTGA
- a CDS encoding aminotransferase-like domain-containing protein: MTISSADRIVADLRTWMGTVAPGTQLPSSRELAARHSASPVTVQKALHTLAGMGLVEARPGSGTFVRQRPSRPGPPDFGWQTNTLGAPAERIPTLSTPLRDIPTDAVGLHSGYPARELLPERAVRAALVRASRGEAALRRAPAAGLPDLQTWFAAELSETTPHDVTAAAARDVIVVPGSQSGVCAVLRSLVGPGRPVVMESPTYWGAMAAAAQAGSTIVPIPSRPEGPDPDDLSRALDSSGATVFYAQPNFANPTGALWSADARDRVLAVLRKRGAFMIEDDWAHDFGIDVPAIPLASADDTGTIIYVRSLTKSVSPALRVAAIIARGPVRERIAGYHGADAMYVSPILQAATLDVVLSPAWRTHRRHLTEALRIRRDLLMDCLHDHVPELTVDRPPRGGLNIWARLPYQVDAGALVRECERHAVVIAAGDEWFPSEPSGPFVRLNFAAPDPARLPDATRVIGTALRGLLNQSPQ, from the coding sequence GTGACAATCAGTAGCGCTGACCGCATCGTCGCCGACCTGCGGACCTGGATGGGCACGGTCGCGCCGGGTACCCAGCTGCCGTCGAGCCGGGAACTGGCGGCCCGGCATTCGGCGAGCCCGGTGACCGTACAGAAGGCGCTGCACACCTTGGCCGGGATGGGCCTGGTGGAGGCCAGACCCGGGTCCGGAACCTTCGTCAGGCAACGACCATCGCGACCCGGCCCGCCGGACTTCGGCTGGCAGACCAACACATTGGGTGCACCCGCCGAGCGGATACCGACACTGTCAACGCCCCTGCGTGACATTCCCACCGACGCGGTCGGCCTGCATTCGGGGTATCCGGCACGCGAGTTGCTGCCCGAACGCGCTGTCCGGGCAGCGCTGGTGCGGGCCTCCCGCGGCGAGGCGGCGCTGCGCCGGGCACCGGCCGCCGGCCTGCCCGATCTGCAGACCTGGTTCGCCGCCGAATTGTCCGAGACCACCCCGCACGACGTCACCGCCGCGGCCGCACGCGATGTCATCGTCGTCCCCGGCAGCCAGAGCGGGGTATGCGCGGTGCTGCGTTCCCTGGTCGGCCCGGGCCGCCCGGTGGTCATGGAATCACCGACGTACTGGGGTGCGATGGCGGCCGCCGCCCAGGCCGGATCGACAATCGTCCCGATCCCCTCGCGACCCGAGGGCCCCGATCCCGACGACCTGTCCAGGGCCCTGGACAGCTCGGGTGCCACCGTCTTCTACGCCCAGCCGAACTTCGCCAACCCGACCGGCGCGCTGTGGTCGGCCGATGCCCGCGACCGCGTTCTTGCGGTTCTGCGGAAGCGGGGCGCGTTCATGATCGAGGACGACTGGGCCCACGATTTCGGTATCGACGTTCCGGCGATTCCGCTGGCGTCCGCCGACGACACCGGCACCATCATCTACGTGCGCTCACTCACCAAGAGCGTCTCGCCCGCGCTACGGGTGGCCGCGATCATCGCGCGCGGCCCGGTCCGCGAACGCATCGCCGGTTACCACGGCGCCGACGCGATGTATGTCAGCCCGATCCTGCAGGCGGCGACGCTGGACGTGGTCCTGTCCCCCGCATGGCGCACCCACCGCAGGCATCTCACCGAGGCCTTGCGCATACGGCGGGACCTGCTGATGGACTGCCTGCACGATCATGTCCCCGAACTGACCGTCGACCGCCCGCCGCGGGGCGGGCTCAACATCTGGGCACGCCTGCCTTACCAGGTCGACGCGGGTGCGCTGGTGCGCGAGTGCGAGCGGCACGCGGTGGTCATCGCCGCCGGGGACGAGTGGTTTCCGTCGGAGCCGTCCGGGCCGTTCGTCCGGCTGAACTTCGCCGCGCCCGATCCCGCCCGGCTACCGGATGCGACGCGGGTCATCGGTACGGCACTGCGGGGGCTGCTCAACCAGTCCCCTCAGTGA
- a CDS encoding DMT family transporter → MTAPLSSGGLPRRTGGPLWGFVGVAAFSLTVPLTRIAVRHDAMSPLFVGAGRAVLAATLAALLLAVTRTPIPSPGQWRRIAVVAAGVVLGFPLMTTFALSTASAGHGAVVIALLPAVTALVAVARTREHPPRRFWVCAALGAGATVAFAVAHAGAGSPGTSDLLLLGAVIAAAVGYAEGGLLATRIGAWQTISWALVLASPVMVSLTAWSALDHPPSAAPTEWAAFGYLGAVSMFLGFFAWYRGLAIGPMTRVSQIQLVQPVLSIAWAAVLLGEHLTWGTTVGAIAIIGFALAAVRARTSPPAAVGARTGSSQQQSGCEHRSECEHGSGCDHRSLPIGDAPVGTATPGSATLE, encoded by the coding sequence CTGACCGCACCGCTATCGTCGGGTGGATTACCCCGCCGCACCGGTGGACCCTTGTGGGGATTCGTCGGGGTCGCGGCCTTCTCCCTGACCGTCCCGCTCACCCGGATCGCCGTCCGGCACGACGCGATGTCACCGCTGTTCGTCGGTGCCGGGCGCGCGGTGCTCGCCGCGACGCTGGCAGCCCTTCTTCTCGCGGTCACCAGGACCCCCATTCCCTCACCCGGGCAATGGCGACGCATCGCCGTCGTCGCCGCCGGTGTGGTGCTCGGCTTTCCGCTGATGACGACCTTCGCACTGTCGACGGCGTCGGCGGGTCACGGCGCCGTGGTGATCGCACTGCTGCCCGCCGTGACAGCACTGGTCGCCGTGGCGCGCACACGCGAGCACCCGCCCCGCCGGTTCTGGGTCTGTGCCGCACTGGGCGCGGGCGCGACCGTCGCCTTCGCCGTCGCCCACGCGGGTGCCGGTTCACCGGGCACCTCGGATCTGCTGCTGCTGGGCGCGGTGATCGCCGCGGCCGTCGGCTACGCCGAGGGCGGACTGCTGGCCACCCGGATCGGCGCCTGGCAGACGATCTCGTGGGCGCTCGTGCTCGCCTCGCCGGTGATGGTGTCGCTGACCGCCTGGTCAGCGCTCGATCACCCGCCGTCGGCCGCACCCACCGAGTGGGCGGCATTCGGCTACCTGGGTGCGGTCAGCATGTTCCTGGGCTTCTTCGCCTGGTACCGGGGCCTGGCGATCGGCCCGATGACGCGGGTCAGTCAGATTCAGCTCGTCCAGCCCGTGCTGAGCATCGCCTGGGCCGCAGTCCTGTTGGGCGAGCACCTCACCTGGGGCACCACCGTCGGCGCGATCGCGATCATCGGCTTCGCACTCGCGGCAGTGCGTGCCCGGACGAGCCCGCCCGCCGCCGTCGGCGCCCGGACCGGCAGTTCCCAACAACAATCCGGGTGCGAACACCGATCCGAATGCGAACACGGATCCGGGTGTGACCACCGATCGTTGCCGATCGGCGACGCACCCGTGGGCACGGCGACGCCGGGTTCTGCGACACTGGAGTGA
- a CDS encoding MBL fold metallo-hydrolase RNA specificity domain-containing protein, producing the protein MATGGATPSPAELSLSSLGAASTVTGSKHLLEAGGHRILVDCGLFQGVKNLRELNWAPLPVEPSSIDAVVITHAHLDHTGYLPRLVRDGFGGPVFCTAATASVSGIILRDSAYLQEKDAAFLNKHKATRHAPALPLYDSKDCERTVQRFRPQPFGKSVSLAKSVGTKGDPTITFRRAGHILGAATVELSWHGRRIVFSGDLGRYDDPLMFDPEPVRAADYLLIESTYGDRLHEPSDPLDVLAGVIDRTVERGGTVVVPAFAVGRAQTLLYYLWQLRCAGRLADVPVYLDSPMAINASDLLRTHHADHRLHPDVYEDMCAIAVYTREVEESMRISADRSPKIILSASGMATGGRVLHHLKAFAPDRRNTIMITGYQAPGTRGRTIASGARYVKIHGEWIPIHAEVANLRMLSAHADADELIRWASGFRQPPRRTFVVHGEPQAADTLRTRLDRELGWTATVPRQNQLFAL; encoded by the coding sequence ATGGCCACCGGCGGCGCTACCCCATCCCCAGCGGAACTGTCCCTGTCCAGCCTCGGCGCGGCGAGCACGGTCACCGGGTCCAAGCATCTGCTTGAGGCGGGCGGGCACCGGATCCTGGTGGACTGCGGTCTGTTTCAGGGAGTGAAGAACCTCCGAGAACTCAACTGGGCGCCGCTGCCGGTCGAGCCGTCGAGTATTGACGCGGTGGTGATCACCCACGCGCACCTCGACCACACCGGATACCTGCCGCGTCTGGTCCGCGACGGCTTCGGCGGCCCGGTGTTCTGCACCGCGGCCACCGCGTCGGTGAGCGGGATCATCCTGCGCGACAGTGCCTACCTTCAGGAGAAGGACGCCGCGTTCCTCAACAAGCACAAGGCAACCAGACATGCGCCCGCGCTGCCGCTGTACGACAGCAAGGATTGCGAACGCACCGTGCAGCGCTTTCGCCCGCAGCCTTTCGGCAAGAGTGTCTCCCTGGCCAAATCGGTTGGCACGAAGGGTGATCCCACGATCACCTTCCGTCGCGCCGGACATATCCTCGGCGCGGCGACCGTCGAGCTTTCCTGGCACGGGCGGCGGATCGTGTTCAGCGGTGACCTCGGCCGCTACGACGATCCGCTCATGTTCGACCCAGAACCGGTTCGGGCCGCCGACTATCTGCTGATCGAGTCGACATACGGCGACCGTCTGCACGAGCCGTCCGACCCCCTCGACGTGCTGGCCGGGGTGATCGACCGTACCGTCGAGCGCGGCGGCACCGTCGTGGTACCGGCCTTCGCTGTCGGGCGGGCACAGACCCTGCTGTACTACCTGTGGCAATTGCGTTGCGCCGGAAGACTTGCCGATGTTCCCGTCTACCTCGACAGCCCAATGGCGATCAACGCCAGTGACCTGCTGCGCACTCATCACGCCGATCACCGGCTGCACCCCGACGTGTACGAGGACATGTGCGCCATCGCCGTCTACACCCGTGAGGTCGAGGAGTCGATGCGGATCAGTGCCGACCGCTCCCCCAAGATCATCCTGTCGGCGAGCGGGATGGCCACCGGTGGGCGGGTGCTGCATCATCTCAAGGCGTTCGCCCCCGACCGCCGCAACACCATCATGATCACCGGCTACCAGGCGCCGGGCACGCGCGGGCGGACGATCGCCTCCGGTGCCCGATACGTGAAGATCCACGGCGAATGGATACCCATCCATGCCGAGGTGGCCAATCTACGAATGCTGTCGGCACACGCCGACGCCGACGAACTCATCCGCTGGGCATCGGGCTTCCGGCAACCTCCCCGTCGCACGTTCGTGGTGCACGGGGAACCGCAGGCCGCCGACACCCTGCGAACCAGACTGGACCGCGAACTCGGCTGGACCGCGACCGTTCCCCGGCAGAATCAGCTGTTCGCGCTGTGA
- a CDS encoding alpha/beta hydrolase: MPTTEQRDHADDPDSTDPNSLKPDSPKPDSNEQDRTDTGEGAAAQTPPRRWMERAAGFEFTGVVVAMIFAWLSATPSLLPRGPLFQGIVTGASAALGYSLGVFGAWVVRYMISRETRWPSPGVRVWAGFGIVAVIGTIAMGIWFSDWQSEIRDIMGVDHLRGWNYPTIAVIAIIVFVFLMALGRGWAALIRWLGTFSRRFLPPRVARTVAAAIVVLITVFLVNGVIVDYSMRALNGAFAAANNETQADTQPTTSRLRSGGPESLMSWDSLGRQGRTFIGSGPTTEQLAEFNKTPAVEPIRVFAGLDSADDVYDRAELAARELERTGGLKRAVVAIGSTTGSGWINRATVDSIEYMYNGNIATVSMQYSFLPSWLSFLADQDRARKAGLALFEAVDERIRALPLNERPRIVVFGESLGSFAGEAAFGTIPSITARADGALFVGPTFSNTVWNDATANRDDGSPQWLPIYRDGSKVRFIADPEDLARPDAPWSDARVVYLQHASDPITWWSPRLILNKPDWLKEKRGRDVLASTRWIPFVTFLQVSADMAISTDVPDGHGHHFLSAIPYAWAQILQPPGWTPEKTAALVPLLTRS; encoded by the coding sequence ATGCCCACGACCGAGCAGCGGGACCACGCCGACGACCCGGACAGCACCGACCCGAACAGCCTGAAACCGGACAGCCCGAAGCCGGACAGCAATGAGCAGGACCGGACCGATACCGGTGAGGGCGCGGCCGCTCAGACCCCGCCACGCCGATGGATGGAACGGGCGGCCGGCTTCGAGTTCACCGGTGTGGTCGTCGCCATGATCTTCGCGTGGCTGTCGGCCACCCCGTCGCTGCTGCCGCGCGGCCCCCTGTTCCAGGGCATCGTCACCGGGGCGTCGGCGGCGCTCGGCTACAGTCTCGGCGTCTTCGGCGCCTGGGTGGTCCGGTACATGATCTCGCGCGAAACCCGCTGGCCGTCCCCCGGCGTTCGGGTGTGGGCAGGCTTCGGCATCGTCGCCGTCATCGGCACCATCGCGATGGGTATCTGGTTCTCCGACTGGCAAAGTGAGATCCGGGACATCATGGGGGTCGATCACCTCCGCGGCTGGAATTATCCGACGATCGCCGTCATCGCGATCATCGTCTTCGTTTTCCTGATGGCCCTCGGCCGTGGTTGGGCGGCGCTGATCCGATGGCTGGGCACGTTCAGTCGGCGCTTCCTGCCGCCGCGCGTGGCCCGCACCGTCGCCGCGGCGATCGTCGTCCTGATCACCGTATTCCTGGTGAACGGCGTGATCGTCGATTATTCGATGCGTGCGCTCAACGGTGCGTTCGCCGCCGCCAACAACGAGACGCAGGCCGACACCCAACCCACCACCTCACGGCTGCGTTCGGGTGGACCCGAATCGCTGATGAGTTGGGATTCGCTGGGCAGGCAGGGCCGCACCTTCATCGGCAGCGGACCCACCACCGAACAGTTGGCCGAGTTCAACAAGACTCCCGCGGTCGAACCGATCCGGGTGTTCGCGGGCCTGGACTCCGCCGACGACGTGTACGACCGTGCCGAACTCGCCGCCCGCGAACTCGAGCGCACCGGCGGCCTCAAACGCGCGGTGGTGGCCATCGGCTCCACCACCGGCAGCGGCTGGATCAACCGGGCCACCGTCGACTCCATCGAGTACATGTACAACGGCAACATCGCCACCGTCAGCATGCAGTACTCGTTCCTGCCGAGCTGGCTGTCATTCCTGGCCGACCAGGATCGGGCACGCAAGGCGGGCCTGGCCCTGTTCGAGGCCGTCGACGAACGGATCCGTGCACTGCCGCTGAATGAGCGGCCCCGGATCGTGGTGTTCGGCGAAAGCCTGGGCTCGTTCGCCGGCGAGGCGGCGTTCGGCACCATACCGTCGATCACCGCGCGCGCCGACGGCGCACTGTTCGTCGGTCCGACGTTCAGCAACACCGTGTGGAACGATGCCACCGCCAATCGCGATGACGGCAGCCCGCAGTGGCTGCCGATCTACCGTGACGGTTCCAAGGTCCGATTCATCGCCGACCCCGAGGACCTGGCCCGGCCCGACGCGCCGTGGTCCGACGCGCGCGTGGTCTACCTGCAGCACGCCTCCGACCCGATCACCTGGTGGTCACCGCGGCTCATTCTGAACAAGCCCGACTGGCTCAAGGAGAAGCGCGGCCGCGACGTGCTGGCGTCCACCCGCTGGATTCCGTTCGTTACTTTCCTGCAGGTGTCCGCCGACATGGCGATCTCCACCGATGTCCCTGACGGCCACGGCCACCACTTCCTTTCCGCGATCCCCTACGCGTGGGCGCAGATCCTGCAGCCGCCCGGCTGGACCCCGGAGAAGACCGCGGCACTGGTGCCGTTGCTGACCCGCAGCTGA
- a CDS encoding SGNH hydrolase domain-containing protein has product MATALCAALGLSLTACQAEKSEPQGWDSSEVTSWAIDEPVTEADVLASVEAATTLKELPNKVRKADLVAASGDDQKAWALPNCTPTIDQTKLDDLGPCTIGDLESERKIFVVGDSAAAMWYGAFDLLGKRTGWKVVMLTKNNCGPASLTYYQWQRGRTFTECTEWQKWRTGVMQTEQPEIVVLTGWYGGNLGPGKEETPQVWREGLVKTVKLLPETSKVVMLGNTPHPATPPAECVASNPNDLPTCASDPAQAVPDQTGWSGAAKDVDATFIDVTPWFCADSCPAIIGDQIVYAGKNHITQKYGRYVSGSIEAKMAPLLGKQA; this is encoded by the coding sequence GTGGCCACAGCGCTGTGCGCCGCACTGGGATTGTCGTTGACGGCCTGTCAGGCGGAGAAGTCCGAGCCTCAGGGCTGGGATTCGAGCGAGGTGACCAGCTGGGCGATCGACGAGCCCGTCACCGAGGCCGACGTACTCGCCTCGGTCGAGGCCGCGACGACGCTCAAGGAGCTGCCGAATAAGGTACGCAAAGCGGACCTGGTAGCGGCCAGTGGTGACGACCAAAAGGCATGGGCGCTACCGAATTGCACGCCGACGATCGATCAGACCAAGCTCGATGACCTCGGTCCGTGCACCATCGGCGACCTGGAGAGCGAACGCAAGATTTTTGTCGTCGGCGATTCGGCGGCGGCGATGTGGTACGGCGCGTTCGATCTGCTCGGTAAGCGCACAGGCTGGAAAGTCGTCATGCTCACCAAGAACAACTGCGGGCCCGCTTCGCTGACCTACTACCAGTGGCAGCGTGGGCGCACATTCACCGAGTGCACCGAATGGCAGAAGTGGCGCACCGGGGTGATGCAGACCGAACAACCGGAGATCGTTGTGCTGACCGGCTGGTACGGCGGAAACCTCGGGCCGGGCAAGGAGGAGACCCCGCAGGTGTGGCGGGAGGGTCTGGTGAAGACCGTCAAGCTGCTCCCCGAAACCAGCAAGGTGGTCATGCTCGGGAATACGCCGCATCCGGCGACGCCGCCGGCCGAGTGCGTGGCGAGCAACCCGAACGACCTTCCCACGTGCGCTTCGGACCCGGCACAGGCAGTTCCGGATCAGACTGGCTGGTCGGGTGCGGCGAAGGACGTGGACGCGACCTTCATCGACGTCACTCCCTGGTTCTGCGCCGACAGCTGCCCCGCGATCATCGGCGATCAGATCGTGTACGCGGGCAAGAACCACATCACCCAGAAGTACGGGCGCTACGTGTCGGGGTCCATCGAGGCGAAGATGGCGCCGCTCCTGGGCAAGCAAGCGTAG
- a CDS encoding acyltransferase family protein, protein MSAVINKPSDGAVLGRATARRLDIQGLRAVAVLVVVLNHIGVTGFGGGFVGVDVFFVISGYVITRMLLRDGQQHGRVRFLDFYAKRARRIVPAATLIIVLTVIAVFELTNFLRGARVLPDATAASLFLANLHFIASGSEYAMLGADPSPLQHYWSLAVEEQFYLVWPVAIALTTVLVARTKLTLRPVLLVVLVVVTAASYLHSIVLTADNATAAFYSPLTRFWELAIGCVVAVVAPYLAPRIPVHIAAAVGWAGIIAIAVSVVTMSEDGFPGAIAAIPVLGAAAVIVAGIVPTQVGPAGVLGMAVPRYIGDISYSLYLVHWPICAIVAARYGADFSALTQVLLLVATFAGSAAMYHAFEDPIRRSRFLAARPWASLAIIPACIAIVFAVAAFERYRWAIDVPLVQHLF, encoded by the coding sequence ATGTCTGCTGTGATCAACAAGCCGAGCGATGGTGCGGTGCTCGGCAGGGCAACAGCACGACGGCTCGACATTCAAGGTCTGCGCGCGGTCGCGGTGCTGGTCGTTGTGCTCAATCACATCGGCGTCACCGGTTTCGGCGGCGGCTTCGTCGGCGTGGACGTGTTCTTCGTGATCTCCGGGTACGTCATCACCCGCATGCTGCTGCGGGACGGCCAACAGCACGGCAGGGTTCGCTTTCTGGACTTCTACGCCAAGCGCGCCCGCCGGATCGTTCCCGCCGCAACGCTGATCATCGTGCTCACGGTCATCGCGGTCTTCGAGCTGACCAACTTCCTGCGCGGCGCGCGCGTGCTGCCCGACGCGACGGCGGCGTCGTTGTTCCTGGCCAATCTGCACTTCATCGCCAGCGGCAGTGAGTACGCGATGCTCGGTGCCGATCCGTCTCCGCTGCAGCACTATTGGTCACTCGCGGTGGAGGAGCAGTTCTATCTGGTCTGGCCTGTGGCGATCGCCCTGACCACGGTGCTGGTCGCCCGGACCAAACTCACCCTGCGGCCGGTGCTGCTGGTGGTGTTGGTCGTCGTCACTGCCGCAAGCTACCTCCACTCCATCGTGCTGACCGCCGACAACGCCACCGCGGCCTTCTACTCGCCGTTGACCCGATTTTGGGAGCTCGCCATCGGGTGCGTCGTCGCGGTCGTCGCGCCGTATCTCGCGCCCAGGATCCCGGTCCACATCGCCGCCGCCGTCGGCTGGGCGGGCATCATCGCCATCGCCGTCTCGGTGGTCACCATGTCGGAGGACGGATTCCCGGGGGCGATCGCGGCGATTCCCGTGCTCGGAGCGGCGGCAGTTATCGTCGCCGGGATCGTGCCCACGCAGGTGGGGCCGGCGGGCGTCCTGGGGATGGCTGTTCCGCGTTACATCGGCGACATCTCGTACTCGCTCTATCTGGTCCACTGGCCGATCTGCGCCATTGTGGCGGCCCGCTACGGCGCGGACTTCTCCGCGCTCACGCAGGTGCTTCTGCTCGTCGCCACTTTCGCCGGTTCCGCCGCGATGTATCACGCCTTCGAGGATCCGATCAGGCGTTCGCGGTTTCTCGCGGCCCGGCCGTGGGCGAGCCTGGCGATCATTCCCGCGTGCATCGCGATCGTTTTCGCGGTAGCGGCATTTGAACGTTACCGGTGGGCCATCGACGTGCCCCTGGTTCAGCACCTGTTCTGA
- a CDS encoding LLM class flavin-dependent oxidoreductase — MPREGEPLNKLGFLTIGRFAENDPRAGHLETLNIIERAERLGFDSVWLRDRHLQFGISSPVVMLAAAAVRTSRIELGTAVIPLGLENPLRLAEDLATVDLLSGGRLNPGVSVGTPMRYDDFKAALYPDSHDVEDFSKRRVIRLLDCLRGEPVSDFEGTVGIEVFSRRVQPHAPGLVDRVWYGGGRDSAEWAARNGLNYLTSSVVTIEGTHSRDFATIQGEHIDAYLGQVPDPSSARVSQGLVVIPTDSAIPDQVRRYRAYAESRRERTLSPQGPRGVLFSPDYVGTSAELAEQLYAHAGFRRASEVAFALPFSFEPDDYEQIVEDLAGALGPALGWTPKTA, encoded by the coding sequence GTGCCACGCGAGGGTGAACCGCTGAACAAGCTCGGATTTCTGACCATCGGACGATTCGCTGAGAATGACCCGCGTGCCGGACATCTGGAGACGCTGAACATCATCGAGCGGGCCGAGCGGCTCGGATTCGACAGTGTCTGGTTGCGCGATCGGCACCTGCAGTTCGGGATCTCCTCGCCGGTGGTGATGCTGGCCGCGGCGGCGGTGCGGACCAGCCGCATCGAGTTGGGGACGGCGGTGATTCCGCTCGGACTCGAGAATCCGTTGCGCCTGGCCGAAGATCTCGCGACGGTCGATCTGCTCAGCGGCGGCCGGCTCAATCCCGGTGTGTCGGTGGGAACCCCGATGCGTTACGACGATTTCAAGGCGGCGCTGTACCCCGACTCCCACGACGTGGAGGATTTCTCCAAACGACGGGTGATCAGACTGTTGGACTGTCTGCGTGGTGAGCCGGTCAGTGACTTCGAGGGGACGGTCGGGATCGAGGTGTTCTCGCGCCGGGTCCAGCCGCACGCGCCCGGGCTCGTCGACCGGGTCTGGTACGGGGGCGGCCGGGACTCCGCCGAGTGGGCCGCCCGGAACGGGCTGAACTATCTGACATCGTCGGTGGTGACCATCGAGGGCACCCACTCCCGCGACTTCGCGACCATCCAGGGCGAACACATCGACGCCTACCTCGGGCAGGTGCCGGACCCGTCGTCGGCGCGGGTATCGCAAGGGTTGGTGGTGATTCCGACGGATTCGGCAATCCCTGACCAGGTGCGCCGCTACCGGGCGTACGCCGAGTCACGACGCGAACGGACACTGTCGCCACAGGGTCCGCGCGGCGTCCTGTTCTCCCCGGACTATGTGGGGACCTCCGCAGAATTGGCCGAGCAGTTGTATGCGCACGCGGGGTTCCGGCGCGCCTCCGAGGTGGCCTTCGCACTGCCCTTCAGCTTCGAACCGGACGACTACGAGCAGATCGTCGAAGATCTTGCCGGCGCGCTCGGGCCGGCGTTGGGATGGACTCCGAAGACCGCCTGA
- a CDS encoding helix-turn-helix domain-containing protein gives MPAAERFTLANWGLLGFAMLSSPTAGEALHVALRTLQIGNRFIDITAGFTQSSARITFRHKHLPPDVRDFLLERDIVIVFGVIVLRCMSPQLLDRLGDSRLELALPGDRAAKMTDGMTAMLADLAHNPMRHFRFTADRPATELTFPLDLLAEPMAMPDPATAALCEQHCLDLVQNRLNRGQLATRVRAILLQEIRAATTAGEIAARLNMDGRTMRRRLAEEGITFRTLQEETRCALAIDMLDVLDLTVTETATRLGYTSSAAFSRSFTRWTGVPPSAYRRS, from the coding sequence GTGCCTGCTGCGGAGCGGTTCACGCTGGCGAACTGGGGCCTGCTGGGTTTCGCGATGCTCAGCAGCCCGACCGCCGGTGAGGCACTTCACGTCGCACTACGAACTTTGCAGATCGGCAATCGATTCATCGATATCACCGCCGGATTCACCCAGTCATCAGCGCGGATAACGTTCCGGCACAAGCACCTTCCTCCCGACGTGCGAGACTTCCTGCTCGAACGCGATATCGTCATCGTCTTTGGCGTCATCGTGTTGCGGTGTATGAGTCCGCAACTGCTCGACCGACTCGGAGACTCACGCTTGGAACTGGCGCTCCCCGGCGACCGTGCGGCGAAGATGACCGACGGAATGACGGCGATGCTTGCCGATCTCGCGCACAATCCGATGCGGCATTTCCGGTTCACCGCAGACCGCCCGGCCACCGAACTCACGTTTCCGCTCGACCTGCTTGCCGAACCGATGGCGATGCCCGATCCGGCGACCGCGGCCCTGTGCGAACAGCATTGTCTGGACCTCGTACAGAATCGGCTCAACCGCGGGCAGCTCGCCACCAGGGTCCGTGCGATTCTTCTGCAGGAGATCCGCGCCGCGACCACCGCCGGCGAGATCGCGGCCAGACTGAACATGGACGGGCGCACCATGCGCCGCCGACTTGCCGAAGAGGGAATCACCTTCCGCACCCTGCAAGAGGAGACACGCTGCGCGTTGGCGATCGATATGCTCGATGTTCTCGATCTGACTGTCACCGAGACCGCGACCCGCCTCGGATACACCAGTTCGGCGGCGTTCAGCAGATCGTTCACCCGATGGACCGGCGTTCCGCCCAGTGCATATCGCCGGTCGTGA